CCACCCGGGCGAACTTCTTCAACTCGGCGGCGACCGTGGTGTCCGAGCCCAGCGTGTACAGCGTGCCGTCGGCGCTGCCGAGCACCAGACGGCCGTCCGCATGCCGGGCGATGGCGGTGAAGTCGGTGTCCGCCCGGCCCTCGACCTCGACCGGGGTGGCGGCCGCGGCGGCGACGTTCACCCGCAGATAGCCGCCCCGCACAGCCAGCCACACCTCACCGCTGCCGTCGCCGGTCAGCGCGGTGGCCTCGGCGGGCAGGGCGATGGTGTAGGACGTGCCGGCACTCGGCAGGACCGTGAGCACATCGGCCGGGCCGAGCACGACCAGCGAGGAGGTACTGATATCGAAGGTGGCGGCGGTACCCGGGCCGGCCAGCGGGCGCACCGCACCGTCCAATACGCCGGTGACCGGCGGAGACACCGCCGGCAATGCAACCGGAATAGTCGGTGGTGGCGAATCAGAGGGGCTCGATGAGCACCCCGATGCAACGGCGGCCACCACGGCGAATACCGCCGTCATCCGAAGGCGGAATGCGGATTTCGTGTCCAATGGCCCCGATATCTCCTGATTTCGTTGAAGCAGTGGTTCCGATTTCAAAGTTTAGGCAAACGACGCCTAATCGGACGGTTACGTCAATTCGGCGGTAAGGTTCGGCTATGACTGTCGCGCCGGGAACGGATCTGATGGCAGACGACTTCACCATCGAAGACATCTCCACGGGTGTGCACGCCAGTGGGTTCGGATCGCTCGGCGATGGTCGTAGCTTCTCCTTTCACGTCGAAGACCGGCAGTTCCTGGTCATCGAGGTGTATCGGCCCCGGCTGAGCGGACCGGTACCGCAGGACGAGGACATCGTCGCGACCGCGACCCGCCGCCTGACCGATATCGACGTCACCGATGAGCGCAGCGTAGCCGCCGCGGTCCGAGACGCGGTCGCCGGAGCCGAGCCGGTGCGCACAGCACGCTGACACGCACCCCACGGTACGGTCGTCCGCGTGATTGACGTATCCGCGATGTCCTGGCTGCAGGTCATCGTGCTGGCCGTGGTCCAGGGACTGACCGAGTTTCTCCCGGTCTCATCCTCCGGGCATCTGGCGATCGTGTCGGAGGCATTCTTCGGGGGCGATGCGGGTGCCTCCTTCACCGCGGTCGTGCAGATCGGCACCGAGATCGCGGTGCTGCTGTACTTCGCCAAGGACATCGCCCGCATCCTGACGGCCTGGTTCGGTGGACTCACCAACCCCGAGCGGCGCACCCCGGACTACTGGCTGGGCTGGTGGGTGATCATCGGCACGGTGCCGATCGGCGTGTTCGGCTTCACCCTGCAGCACTACATCCGCGACGACATCCGAAACCTGTGGGTGATCGCCACCGCGCTCATCGTCTTCTCGTTCGTCATCGCCGCCGCGGAGTACTGGGGCAAGCAGACCCGCGCCATCGAACAGTTCACCTGGCGCGACAGCCTGCTCATCGGATCCGCGCAGGCGCTCGCCCTGATCCCGGGCGTCTCCCGGTCCGGCGTCACCATCAGCGCCGGCCTTTTCCTCGGCCAGAAACGGGAGGCCGCAGCCCGATTCGGCTTCCTGCTCGCCATCCCGGCGGTGCTCGGTTCCGGACTCTACGAACTGCGCCATGTGTTCGAGCCCGGGACGACGGGGATGAGCGCCACCGGGCCACAGATCGTGGTCGGCACCCTGATCGCGTTCGTCGTCGGCTACGCCGCGGTCGCCTGGTTCCTGCGGTTCCTGGTCCGCCACAGCATGTACTGGTTCGTCGGCTACCGGCTGATCCTCGGGGTGACCGTGCTGGTACTGCTGTCCACCGGCGTACTGGCCGCGCAGTGATTCCGGGTGCGGGCCGCACAATGATTCCGGGTGCGGGCCGCACAATGATCCCCGAGAGGACCCCATGACCGTCATCCTGCTGCGGCACGGCCGCTCGACCTCGAACACCGCGCACACGCTGGCCGGGCGCTCCGAGGGTGTCGACCTCGACGCCGTGGGCCGCGAGCAGGCGCAGGCGGTGGTCGACCGGATCGGCGACCTGCCGGTCAAGGCGATCGTGCGGTCACCGCTGCTGCGGTGCGAACGCACCGTGGAGCCGCTCGCCGCGGCCCTGGGGATCCAACCGATCGTCGATGAGCGCATCTCCGAGGTGGACTACGGCACCTGGACCGGGCGCAAGATCGGCGAACTGTTCAAGGAACCGTTGTGGAAGGTGGTCCAGCAGCAGCCCAGCGCGGCGATCTTCCCCGAGGGTGAGGCCCTGGCCGGAGTGCAGGCCCGGGCGGTGGCCGCGGTCCGCGAGCACGACCGCCGGCTGGCCGCCGAACACGGCTCCGACGTGCTGTGGCTGGCGTGCACCCACGGCGACGTCATCAAAGCGGTGCTGGCCGACGCGCTGGGCACCCATCTGGATTCCTTCCAGCGCATCACCGCCGACCCGGCCTCGATGAGCGTCATCCGTTACACCGAGACCCGGCCGTTCGTGCTGCACGTCAACCACACCGGCAACGGGCTGACCGCCGGATTGGCCGCCAAACCCGGCCCCGAGGCCGGTGCTGTCCCGTCCGGGGACGCGGTGGTCGGCGGCTCCACCGACTGAGGTAGACCCGCTACCGGTATTTTGAAAGGTGCCATGGCACGCGCAATTCACGTCTTCCGAACTCCCGACCGCTTTGTGGCCGGGACTGTCGGGCAGCCCGGAAACCGCACGTTTTATCTGCAGGCGGTGCACGACAAGCGGGTGGTGTCGGTCATGCTGGAAAAGCAGCAGGTGGCAGTGCTCGCCGAACGTATCTCGGCGCTGCTGGTGGAGATCAACCGGCGCTTCGGCACCCCGATCCCGCCCGACACCGGTGAGGTCGGTGATCTGAGCCCGCTGGTGATGCCGGTGGACTCCGAGTTCCGGGTGGGCACCATGGGTTTGGGCTGGGACGCCGAGGCCCAGACCGTCGTCGTGGAACTGCTGGCCGTCTCGGACACCGAGTTCGACGCCTCGGTGGTGCTCGACGACGCCGAGGACGGCCCGGACGCGGTCCGGGTGTTCCTCAGCCCCGAATCCGCACGGGAGTTCGCCACCCGGTCGAATCGGGTGATCTCGGCCGGTCGGCCGCCGTGCCCGCTGTGCGACGAGCCGCTGGACCCCGAGGGGCACATCTGCGTGCGCCTCAACGGCTACCGGCGCAGCGCCCTGGGTGGGGCGGCAGACGATGAACCCCCCTTCTGAGCAGCAGGTACTGACCGAGGGCGAACTCACCGTCATCGGCCGTATCCGCTCCGCGAGCAACGCCACCTTCCTGTGCGAGGCACAGCTGGGGGAGCAGACGGTGCACTGCGTCTACAAACCGGTCGCCGGTGAGGCCCCGCTGTGGGATTTCCCGGACGGCACGCTGGCGGGACGGGAGCGCGCCGCCTATCTGGTGTCGGCCGCGCTGGGCTGGGACATCGTGCCGTACACCATCATTCGTGACGGACCGGCCGGCCCGGGCATGGTGCAGCGCTGGGTCGATCAACCCGGCGACGCGCTGACCGAGGATGCCGCCGAACCCGCTGACCCGGACGCCGGACCCGATCTGGTCGACCTGCTGCCTGCGGGCCGG
This region of Mycolicibacterium diernhoferi genomic DNA includes:
- a CDS encoding histidine phosphatase family protein; this translates as MTVILLRHGRSTSNTAHTLAGRSEGVDLDAVGREQAQAVVDRIGDLPVKAIVRSPLLRCERTVEPLAAALGIQPIVDERISEVDYGTWTGRKIGELFKEPLWKVVQQQPSAAIFPEGEALAGVQARAVAAVREHDRRLAAEHGSDVLWLACTHGDVIKAVLADALGTHLDSFQRITADPASMSVIRYTETRPFVLHVNHTGNGLTAGLAAKPGPEAGAVPSGDAVVGGSTD
- a CDS encoding YncE family protein, whose protein sequence is MTAVFAVVAAVASGCSSSPSDSPPPTIPVALPAVSPPVTGVLDGAVRPLAGPGTAATFDISTSSLVVLGPADVLTVLPSAGTSYTIALPAEATALTGDGSGEVWLAVRGGYLRVNVAAAAATPVEVEGRADTDFTAIARHADGRLVLGSADGTLYTLGSDTTVAAELKKFARVDVLVAQDDSTVVLDRGQTSVTEIDGDGTGTEQALRAGEGATMMATDPAGRVLVTDTRGGALLVYGTEPLILRQRFPVHDAPYGVTGSADLAWVSQTATNTVVGYDLATGIPVEKVRYRTVQQPNTLAFDDATNTLYVVSGSGAGVQAIPDAAPQR
- a CDS encoding undecaprenyl-diphosphate phosphatase; amino-acid sequence: MSWLQVIVLAVVQGLTEFLPVSSSGHLAIVSEAFFGGDAGASFTAVVQIGTEIAVLLYFAKDIARILTAWFGGLTNPERRTPDYWLGWWVIIGTVPIGVFGFTLQHYIRDDIRNLWVIATALIVFSFVIAAAEYWGKQTRAIEQFTWRDSLLIGSAQALALIPGVSRSGVTISAGLFLGQKREAAARFGFLLAIPAVLGSGLYELRHVFEPGTTGMSATGPQIVVGTLIAFVVGYAAVAWFLRFLVRHSMYWFVGYRLILGVTVLVLLSTGVLAAQ
- a CDS encoding DUF3090 domain-containing protein, giving the protein MARAIHVFRTPDRFVAGTVGQPGNRTFYLQAVHDKRVVSVMLEKQQVAVLAERISALLVEINRRFGTPIPPDTGEVGDLSPLVMPVDSEFRVGTMGLGWDAEAQTVVVELLAVSDTEFDASVVLDDAEDGPDAVRVFLSPESAREFATRSNRVISAGRPPCPLCDEPLDPEGHICVRLNGYRRSALGGAADDEPPF